The stretch of DNA ACATACGTACATCTACAGAGAAGTAAAGctttataaacataaataaaaaaaactgaggCAATATATTCATCACAACAGCCcaatgcataaaataaaatgccaaaatagaTCACGAAGAGTAAATCTCAGAATATTTAACATAGCTATAACAATCTATATTCAGATATGACATATATTCATCTTAAAAGATATACGTTATAAGATATATACAGGTCTATTCATATAACATACAGATTtttgtatgttatatatatcattttgagAACGTAATcccatttttttccctcattaCTATATTACCTGCAGGTGTCCAACATTGGAGACGTCCAAATCAGAAGGGCCAAATAGCTTCCTGCAAGTGCCCGCTACTGGTGTATCTTCCCCATCTCGCTAGTAAAATAGTAACTAATTAGGTTCTTGACAGCATTTGTATGAAAATTAAACTCTAAACAATATAAATTAACAAGGTGGGGGCACCTGTTTGCGTTTTCCCTTCCCCTGCGctttcttcgtcttctccttAACTTTTCGCAGTtctttctccatcctggatACTCTCCTCAGAGATGGGGGTCTGCCTTTTCCTCGCACAACAAGTGGACTTAGTACTTTTGTTGAACTACCATATGTCGATGTGTCCTTTGTCGCGGCATCAACATTTCCACACTTCTCAGTCATCGATGGAGGTTCTTGGTTCGCTTCATACTCTGCAATCATCGCATTCAACTTAGTCGTTGCATCCTCAGTATGCTTTTTCGAACTCGCCGCACACGTGATCATCTTATAACAGATATTCAACAGAGTTGAATATCTATTAGCATCTTCCCGTTGATCACCTGCGTCATATCTACTGTTGATCAACGTGTATCTTCTTCTgatatccttcctccatcgatccaGCACGTACCTATCTGGTATTGTCCTAATCCCGTTACATTTGAAGACGGCGAAGATGTGCCTGCATACTATCCCCCTCATTTCAAATAAACCACAAGAACACTTGGTGAATGCATCGTCATCACTAAAATCCACTGTATGTGTAACCAGCTTAGTGAACTCTTCGAGATgaacttcatcctctaccaGATAGGTCTTCATTGTACCGTCCTCTTTAAGTAAAACTGGGTCCAAATCAATAATGCCGGTAAGTTGTATTTGAACTTCCctgaatttagcatttgtgtacaGCTGTTGATATCTCTTTTCAATAGGAGATCTCGAGATGCAGGGAATTGTGACGTTAAATGACTGGAAGTCCGCGCAATTTTcgttctcaatcttctttttcaAGGCATTATCATACTGATCGACaaactctttcaaatttgttttggCATGGACATAACCATCAAAGaaggcattcatgctctcgctcctctgtgttgtactcattccagcccaaaatacatttttcaagaagGCCGGTATCCAATGCTCACGCTCAGCGTATAAACTCTGCAACCAGACATTATCATGCAAGCTGTACGTACTAATCATCTCatcccaacatttttcaaactcatcCGGCGTTTGtgtgtcatacacacatttcatcagtGTAGTTTTCATTCCACCTTTGTAAGAACCATAACAGCCAAGCTTTTCAGGGACTTTCTTAAGGATATGCCACAAGCAAAATCTATGTCGGCTTTCTGGGAAAACAATcttaattgcatttttcatggctCTGTCTTGGTCAGTAATAATAGCCTTCGGtgctataccatccatacactgcaaccaaGTTTGGAATAACCAAACGAAGGTCTCAGTATCCTCAGAGGAAATCAATCCAGCTCCTAACAAAATTGActgcccatggtggtttacaccaacaaatggcgcaaagggcatcccatatcgGTTCGTCAAGTAGGTGGTGTCGAAGGTTACGACATCCCCGAAATATTGGTAAGCTGCTCTACTACGGGGGTCTgcccaaaaaacattttttaacctcccttcatcatccaaatccattaGTGCAAAGAACCCcggatttttgtactgcattCGTAGAAAGTAGTCTCGAAGCGCTCCAGCACCACCAGCGCCCAATCGTAGATGTCGTGCCTTGTCGATGTAGTTACGACAATCCTTTTCCAAAAACGGGAGGTTCTCAAAACCACCCGCGCCAACAACAAGAGACCCAAAACTTTTATTCATTCGGATGCCGGCCAAATCATTTGTATCTAGGACCCTTTTAACAGATTCACTCACTTCTCGATTACATCGAAAGAACCGAGATTTCTTTGGACTGAGGCCGTGGTTGTGGAGATTGTGAACTGTAGTCAGCCGAAACTTTCCGTCAGCAACTTTTAATGCATTAATTTTTGCCTTACATTCCGTCTTTCCTGTCGGACGTGGGTTGGCGACATTTATAGTCCTATTCCGGGCCTTCCCTCCACGGGCACAGGCAAGAGTGACATATCTCACAGTCTCATCCTCTCCCCTCTCACTCCTttttgtcatcaccccaaacccgcGTTTTTTGccatattccttataataattCATTAAATCTTCTAATGAATTAAATTCCATTCCCGAAACGGGCTCATCATCGCCATCCATTTCAACTTTCTCAGATGTTTTGGCACTACCACACTCTCTTTGTTGTGCATCTTGTCTATCAAGATGAATTTCTTCAACTGTAGAAGATGTAGCTGCCAACTGAGTTTCCCCAACTGAGGGTCTAGTATCCTCCGTACCCAGAAATCTGCTTGTAACCGAGGTATTGCTGAGAGACAACTGGCTTTCGATGCCATGTTGAAATGGGTAACTAGCATTCtgttaattatttgaaaaaaatgcaattaaacTCTTCAAAATAACCAACTGCAattcaactattaaaaaaaaaccaacaagacTAACATATAAGGGAGAACATGACAGAACCACCTGTATATTGCTTGGATATTGGTTGACAGCAGGAAATGGGAGAAAACCCGATGACCACACAGGCACTGCTCCATAGAAATCGTTCATTGGGATGTTTGGAGAAGTTGATGGTATATCCTGAAATGTTATTAGAATCAATATTGATATGATATCCACACAAAAAATCAACATAAATCAGatctattgatatattaaattaaattacataccGCGGATGAGGGTCGATAGTAACCGTGCATTGGGATGTTTGGAGAACTTGATGGTATGTCCTGAAATGTTATtggataaattattaatgtgtTTAGCACATAAAAGCAACTAATCTTGAATCTAATGTTATTGATATATTGCACCATATAATAACATACCACAGATGGGGGATTTGAGGTAGATGGTCTTATGGTAGATgaatgttcttttcctttttccatgctGAGAGGTAGACAAATGCATATTGTtaagaaggaaaggaagataTCATGAATCTAATCATCAAAAGTAGTGTGTATACTATAGAAGGAACAATGTGtgggaaaatagagaaaaatatgtaTGGGAGAAACGTGGGGTTTTAGCGTCTCTTGTTACATGTATGCAGACAGCTTCACTGTCCTGCCTTCTTCCACTTTATTAGCCAAGAATTAATCTCTCCAATTAAGCGAGTTGTGTACTGGAAGTAGAATGCCACCAAAAGACATGTCATTGATCTTATCTACTGTTCACATGTTTACTCTACTGACTTCTTTCCCCACAATTTGACTATCGATATTCTGTTGTTTTGTGCAGGTTCTTCATGTATCAGTGCACCTTTTGCTTTGAGCTGCAGATTTCCCCCGCTTACATTATATGAGGGTTTAGTATTAGAGCTTAAGAGCTATTTCAATGTTGTTAGGGTTCAAATTATGTCCTCAGGCTATTAGGGTTCAAATTATGTCTTTGACTAATCAAATCGATTTCTAGTAACATATTCCCTCTTAAATGACCTCTTCTGTCTATTCTATACCATTGAATTGACAGTGACTTTGTTTTGGCTGATGAGATTGTAAATCCACAATAATCCATGAAATTGATATTCTGGACTGGGTGTTTATACTGGGTATGGTGCTcagatgcaagtgaaaagttaaAGTTGCCTTTGTGTTTGAGAACAAAACCATTTTAACCCTCTGAAAGATAACCAGGGGGTTGGTGAATCTGTTCATGGAAAAGCAAAGAGTATAGGGAGTTCTTTGACATGGTtgggaatgaatgaaagaaCTTTGACACAGCAGCAGAGAGAACAGCAAGTGCATGGATTAGTAATGGCTAATCTGTCTTGTCAAGTTCATTCATAATAAGGATTTTAGGACCCTAAAATTATTGAGGAGTTTTGATTTCCTCTGGAATTATTGAGTATTTAAACTactggatttatttattttctcaagcaAGCCATTTCCAAGTGTGTTTTATCTGGCCATCGGCTGGAAGAGCAAACTGATGGTGAACTGTACTCTCTCCATCATTTTGAGTGGATGTGCAGTCGACCATAAATAGCAACATCATCATTCCATATGAAATCTATTAAGAAGATTTCTTTACATTCTTCTAGATtacatttttgtaaaaataaataaaactcgggtattttttttccctctttaaATGCTTCCCCATTCCTTTCATTTACTTGGTTTTGGCAAGaataaatagtttattaattaaacataaaattaaaagggAGAGCTGAGGTCCCCAACAATCACCTGTGGTACCAGCCTGCACAGTGCTAATGAAAGatacacaaaaaaaagaaaaaaaagaaaaaaataaaaaagaaaattgaccaAATATTTGGTCTGGTTCAATATTCTCTTGGCCCACTCCAATGGGTAAGAAAAAGGATTGATAAACTAATGAACAGTGTTTTATACAGAGGATTGATCTTGCATGCCAACCATGGAACTACTAGGAATCCACACAGCTGTTGAATCTGAAAACATGGGGCAAATAGTTCGGCTACATCGGtttcaaaagttcaattgaaCTTTGGTAAGAAATGTGCACATTCGCACAAGCTTTCTCCAACTAATCTGATTGCCTCTTAAGATAAATTACTTTattgatcaagaaaaagagaagattaGTAATATAAGAAGTGAATGCAGAATAAAGCAAGCACCTTCTTAGGCTTTGAGAAGGAAATGACCGAGGTTAGTTTGGAGTAACCAATGTCCTCTTGATATAACCAACTAGAGCCTGTAAATGTATCTGTTGAAGTCCTAAAGTTAAAATGTTACAAAGGAATCAACTCTGATATAcaagctgaaaaagaaaaagtttatcACATCATCTCTAATATATAattgctgaaaataaaagtcatCAGTACCTCTCTATTGTTCACAAATATTTCCATCCATTAT from Juglans regia cultivar Chandler chromosome 4, Walnut 2.0, whole genome shotgun sequence encodes:
- the LOC109016366 gene encoding protein FAR1-RELATED SEQUENCE 9-like — translated: MNAFFDGYVHAKTNLKEFVDQYDNALKKKIENENCADFQSFNVTIPCISRSPIEKRYQQLYTNAKFREVQIQLTGIIDLDPVLLKEDGTMKTYLVEDEVHLEEFTKLVTHTVDFSDDDAFTKCSCGLFEMRGIVCRHIFAVFKCNGIRTIPDRYVLDRWRKDIRRRYTLINSRYDAGDQREDANRYSTLLNICYKMITCAASSKKHTEDATTKLNAMIAEYEANQEPPSMTEKCGNVDAATKDTSTYGSSTKVLSPLVVRGKGRPPSLRRVSRMEKELRKVKEKTKKAQGKGKRKQRDGEDTPVAGTCRKLFGPSDLDVSNVGHLQDANVESIPAVEFSQTQPRETVLQSQESKTRLAEWKQF
- the LOC118348202 gene encoding protein FAR-RED IMPAIRED RESPONSE 1-like, producing the protein MDGDDEPVSGMEFNSLEDLMNYYKEYGKKRGFGVMTKRSERGEDETVRYVTLACARGGKARNRTINVANPRPTGKTECKAKINALKVADGKFRLTTVHNLHNHGLSPKKSRFFRCNREVSESVKRVLDTNDLAGIRMNKSFGSLVVGAGGFENLPFLEKDCRNYIDKARHLRLGAGGAGALRDYFLRMQYKNPGFFALMDLDDEGRLKNVFWADPRSRAAYQYFGDVCMDGIAPKAIITDQDRAMKNAIKIVFPESRHRFCLWHILKKVPEKLGCYGSYKEFIR